In Jaculus jaculus isolate mJacJac1 chromosome 4, mJacJac1.mat.Y.cur, whole genome shotgun sequence, a single genomic region encodes these proteins:
- the Znf142 gene encoding zinc finger protein 142 isoform X1 gives MVMTDPVLESQPANTTEEMDGLCPELLLIPSPLSNRGILSPIQSSCVSGDPAPLPADPGCLLVEATSTEAGPENMEIIVETVAETLSPGASGETPGVLVKVVEVYFCERCEQSFSEPTLLSLHQCTETHMQPVQDLSSPLCSAELPPSNSTLHGTLQEPSLPDSPLPCPVCRQEFVQPQALKSHFKIHRAIPSTFSCPESDCVFSAEDRKGLQHHLRQTHKAVPVPCSFRGCSLLFGSQQGMELHRQAHYPFHCSHCSFMGSNVKLFRQHQRTHGARTQGELSAVQGFPSQELLPAAQVPPGEDPSKKAGTPLAQQESAQEEDVEEESGSRQAVQKAPGEGQQDQQLEGDVTSSTESFFKTHMCPECKRCFKKRTHLVEHLHLHFPDPSLQCPNCQKFFTSKSKLKTHLLRELGEKAHRCPLCHYSAVEKNALNRHMASMHEDISNFYSDTYACPVCREEFRLSQALKEHLKSHAAAAAAEPLSLHCFQEGCSYAAPDRKAFVKHLKETHGVRAVECRHHSCPMLFATTEAMEAHHKSHYAFHCPHCDFACSNKHLFRKHKKQGHPGSEELRCTFCPFATFNPVAYQDHVGKMHAHEKIHQCPECNFATAHKRVLIRHMLLHTGEKPHKCELCDFTCRDVSYLSKHMLTHSNTKDYMCTECGYVTKWKHYLSVHMRKHAGDLRYQCNQCSYRCHRADQLSSHKLRHQGKSLMCEVCAFACKRKYELQKHMASQHHPGTPAPLYPCRYCSYQSRHKQALLSHENCKHTHLREFHCALCDYRAFSNTTLFFHKRKAHGYMPGDQVWQFRHASQEPEGVRECLVPPPDPEPSGQQPAQLEGPDHEHGIVANASLDQAPPEASDKVSTGRQDESKAPHGDDSVGNPSPMEVEEGGCTLHLEALGVELEPVAEPPLGGLTETAVEFRPLDPSGQLGLEGTDGLEEPELTSFEGVGTSGLDAEEEPILEKPVPETPRNPPSEEAPNTFKATLAAETVPLPQFPESESLLKALRRQDKEQAEALVLEGRVQMVVIQAEGQAFRCPHCPFITRREKALNLHSKSGCQVRREPLLCPECGACFKQQRGLSTHLLKKCPVLSRKNKGLPRPASPASLSPQLPGRQASEDAQHGKLPPVPSEGEQLLPKDREPGEIEEPLATPSGSPSPPTGSSSPTETPEKFHFKLGKFHCNSCTFLCSRLSSITSHVAEGCRGGRARGGKRGPHQTQPGVSPISSGDAAPLSEGRTESSPGDGDTVAQKPKRALFSCPRCPFSCQQERALRTHQAQGCPLRKSGELRCGLCPFTAPAAAALRLHQKRRHPSAAPSPRPPLQCGDCGFTCKQSRCLQQHRRLKHEGVKPHQCPFCDFSTTRRYRLEAHQSRHTGVGRIPCSSCSQTFGTNSKLRLHRLRVHDKTPTHFCPLCDYSGYLRHDITRHVNSCHQGTASFSCSQCEAQFSSETALKQHALRRHPEPTHPTSGSPPEATSSPLHCPHCGLLCPSPASLRGHTRKQHPRLECGACQEAFSSRPALDEHRRQQHFSHRCELCDFAARERVGLVKHYLEQHEEPSAAASGGDGGAAQPPLHCPFCDFTCRHQLVLDHHVKGHGGTRLYKCTDCAYSTKNRQKITWHSRIHTGEKPYHCHLCSYACADPSRLKYHMRIHKEERKYLCPECGYKCKWVNQLKYHMTKHTGLKPYQCPECEYCTNRADALRVHRETRHREARAFMCEQCGKAFKTRFLLRTHLRKHSEAKPYVCNVCHRAFRWAAGLRHHALTHTDRHPFFCRLCSYKAKQKFQVVKHVRRHHPDQTDPNQGVGKDPTTPTVHLHDVKLEDPGPPAPAIPLTGPEG, from the exons ATGGTGATGACCGACCCTGTGTTGGAGTCTCAGCCAGCCAACACCACTGAAGAGATGGATGGACTGTGCCCTGAGCTATTGCTGATTCCCTCACCTCTCTCTAACCGTGGCATTCTGAGCCCCATCCAGAGCTCCTGTGTTTCTGGGGACCCTGCGCCTTTGCCTGCTGACCCAGGCTGCCTCCTGGTAGAGGCCACATCTACTGAAGCAGGCCCAGAGAacatggaaatcattgtggaaaCAGTAGCTGAAACTTTGTCACCAGGAGCTTCTGGAGAGACCCCAG GTGTCCTGGTAAAGGTGGTGGAGGTATACTTCTGTGAGCGCTGTGAACAGAGCTTTTCAGAGCCTACCCTGCTGTCGCTGCACCAGTGCACTGAGACCCATATGCAGCCTGTGCAGGacctctctagccccctgtgCTCTGCAGAGCTGCCCCCCAGCAACTCCACCCTCCATGGCACTCTACAGGAACCCAGCTTGCCAGATAGTCCCCTGCCATGTCCTGTGTGTAGACAAGAGTTTGTCCAACCCCAGGCCCTGAAGAGCCACTTCAAGATTCACCGGGCCATTCCCAGTACATTCTCCTGCCCAGAATCTGACTGTGTGTTCTCTGCTGAAGATCGCAAGGGTCTGCAGCACCACCTGAGGCAGACCCACAAAGCAGTGCCCGTCCCCTGTTCATTCCGGGGCTGCTCCCTGCTTTTTGGGAGCCAGCAGGGAATGGAGCTGCACCGGCAGGCCCATTACCCTTTCCACTGCAGCCACTGCAGCTTCATGGGCTCCAACGTCAAACTCTTCCGGCAGCATCAGCGGACCCATGGGGCAAGGACACAGGGAGAACTTTCTGCTGTTCAGGGCTTTCCATCCCAGGAGCTGCTGCCAG CTGCCCAAGTGCCTCCAGGAGAAGATCCTTCCAAGAAAGCAGGCACACCTTTGGCTCAACAGGAATCAGCTCAGGAGGAAGATGTGGAAGAGGAGAGCGGCAGCCGGCAAGCTGTCCAGAAAGCTCCGGGCGAAGGCCAGCAGGACCAGCAGTTAGAAG GGGATGTGACATCTAGCACTGAGTCCTTCTTCAAGACACACATGTGCCCAGAGTGTAAGCGCTGCTTTAAGAAGCGGACCCATCTAGTAGAGCACCTCCACCTCCACTTCCCAGACCCGAGCCTCCAGTGTCCCAACTGCCAGAAGTTCTTCACCAGCAAGAGCAAACTGAAGACCCATCTGCTGCGGGAGCTAGGCGAGAAGGCCCACCGCTGCCCCCTGTGTCACTACAGTGCCGTGGAGAAGAATGCCCTCAACCGCCACATGGCCAGTATGCATGAGGACATTTCCAACTTCTACTCAGACACGTATGCCTGTCCCGTCTGCCGGGAGGAGTTCCGCCTCAGCCAGGCCCTCAAGGAGCACCTCAAGAGCCACGCAGCAGCAGCTGCCGCAGAGCCCTTGTCCCTACACTGCTTTCAGGAGGGCTGCAGTTACGCAGCCCCTGACCGCAAGGCCTTCGTAAAGCACCTCAAGGAGACCCACGGGGTGCGGGCTGTGGAGTGCCGCCATCATTCGTGCCCCATGCTCTTTGCCACAACTGAAGCCATGGAGGCCCACCACAAGAGCCACTATGccttccactgtccccactgtgaCTTTGCCTGCTCCAACAAACACTTGTTCCGCAAACATAAGAAGCAAGGCCACCCAGGCAGTGAGGAGCTCCGGTGCACCTTCTGCCCCTTTGCCACCTTCAACCCTGTTGCCTACCAGGACCACGTGGGCAAGATGCACGCGCATGAGAAGATCCACCAGTGCCCCGAGTGCAACTTTGCCACCGCCCACAAGAGGGTGCTTATCCGACACATGCTATTGCATACTG GTGAGAAACCTCACAAGTGTGAACTGTGTGACTTCACGTGCCGAGATGTGAGCTACCTATCCAAGCACATGCTGACCCACTCCAACACCAAGGATTACATGTGCACTGAGTGTGGCTATGTCACCAAGTGGAAGCACTACCTGAGTGTGCACATGCGAAAACACGCAGGGGACCTCAG ATACCAGTGCAACCAGTGCTCCTATCGCTGCCATCGGGCTGATCAGCTAAGCAGCCATAAGCTGCGACACCAGGGCAAGTCCCTGATGTGTGAGGTGTGTGCCTTTGCCTGCAAGCGGAAGTATGAGCTGCAGAAACACATGGCTTCTCAGCACCACCCGGGCACACCTGCCCCACTGTACCCTTGCCGCTACTGCAGCTATCAGAGCCGCCACAAGCAGGCTCTGCTGAGCCACGAGAACTGCAAGCACACCCATCTCCGTGAGTTCCATTGCGCCCTCTGTGACTACCGTGCCTTCAGCAACACCACGCTCTTCTTCCATAAGCGAAAGGCCCATGGCTACATGCCTGGGGACCAAGTCTGGCAATTCCGTCATGCCAGCCAAGAGCCAGAGGGGGTCAGGGAATGCTTGGTACCTCCACCAGACCCAGAGCCTTCAGGCCAGCAGCCAGCCCAGCTTGAGGGACCAGACCATGAGCATGGGATTGTGGCAAATGCAAGTTTGGACCAGGCCCCGCCAGAGGCAAGTGACAAGGTCAGCACTGGAAGACAGGATGAAAGCAAGGCTCCTCATGGGGATGACTCAGTTGGCAACCCCAGCCCAATGGAAGTGGAAGAAGGTGGGTGCACACTCCACTTAGAGGCTCTGGGAGTAGAGCTGGAACCTGTGGCTGAACCACCCCTTGGGGGGCTCACTGAAACAGCTGTGGAGTTCAGGCCTCTGGATCCCTCAGGACAACTGGGACTAGAAGGGACAGATGGGTTGGAAGAGCCAGAATTGACCAGTTTTGAAGGTGTTGGGACTTCTGGCTTGGATGCTGAAGAAGAGCCCATCCTGGAGAAGCCAGTTCCCGAGACCCCCAGAAATCCTCCATCAgaagaggcccctaacaccttcAAGGCGACTCTGGCTGCTGAGACAGTCCCCCTGCCCCAGTTCCCTGAGTCAGAGTCATTACTCAAGGCCCTAAGGAGGCAGGACAAAGAACAGGCAGAGGCACTGGTGCTAGAGGGGCGAGTGCAAATGGTAGTGATCCAGGCGGAAGGGCAAGCCTTCCGTTGCCCACACTGCCCTTTTATCACTCGCCGGGAGAAGGCCCTGAATCTGCATTCTAAATCGGGGTGCCAGGTCCGCAGAGAACCTCTGCTATGTCCTGAGTGTGGAGCTTGCTTTAAACAACAACGTGGCCTCAGCACCCATCTGCTGAAGAAGTGCCCTGTCCTGTCCCGAAAGAACAAGGGCTTGCCCAGACCAGCTTCCCCCGCCTCTCTCAGTCCTCAGCTCCCAGGTCGTCAGGCCTCAGAGGATGCTCAACATGGGAAGCTTCCACCCGTACCTTCGGAAGGAGAGCAGCTGTTGCCAAAAGACAGGGAACCAGGAGAAATAGAGGAGCCTCTGGCCACACCCTCTGGTTCCCCATCCCCTCCTACAGGAAGCTCATCACCCACAGAGACCCCTGAGAAGTTCCACTTTAAGCTGGGCAAGTTTCATTGCAATTCGTGCACATTCCTTTGTTCTCGGCTCTCCTCGATTACCTCTCATGTGGCTGAAGGCTGCCGAGGGGGTCGTGCCCGAGGAGGAAAGCGAGGACCCCACCAGACCCAGCCTGGTGTGTCTCCCATAAGCAGTGGGGACGCTGCTCCCTTGAGTGAAGGGAGGACAGAGTCCAGCCCTGGTGATGGGGATACTGTGGCTCAGAAGCCTAAGCGGGCCCTTTTCTCCTGCCCCAGGTGCCCTTTCAGCTGTCAGCAGGAACGGGCCCTGAGGACTCACCAGGCCCAGGGCTGCCCCCTGCGGAAGTCTGGGGAGCTGCGCTGTGGTCTCTGCCCttttactgctcctgctgctgcagctcTGAGGCTCCATCAGAAGCGCAGGCATCCCAGTGCGGCCCCCAGCCCCCGGCCCCCTCTGCAGTGTGGGGACTGTGGATTTACCTGCAAGCAAAGCCGGTGCCTACAGCAGCACCGGCGGCTCAAGCATGAGGGGGTGAAGCCGCATCAGTGCCCTTTCTGTGACTTTTCTACCACTAGACGGTACCGGTTAGAGGCGCACCAGTCCCGACACACAGGTGTTGGGCGCATCCCTTGCAGCTCCTGTTCCCAGACATTTGGTACCAACTCAAAACTGCGTTTGCACAGACTGCGGGTGCATGACAAAACACCCACCCATTTCTGTCCACTCTGTGACTATAGTGGCTATCTTCGCCATGATATCACTCGCCATGTCAACAGCTGCCACCAGGGCACTGCATCCTTTTCTTGCTCTCAGTGTGAGGCCCAGTTCAGCTCAGAAACAGCACTTAAGCAACATGCTCTGCGCAGACACCCTGAGCCCACAcatcctacctctggctctcctccagaGGCCACCAGCAGCCCCCTCCACTGCCCCCACTGTGGCCTACTGTGTCCCAGCCCTGCCAGCCTGCGAGGACACACCCGCAAACAGCACCCCCGGCTGGAGTGTGGGGCCTGCCAGGAGGCGTTCTCCAGCCGGCCGGCGCTGGATGAGCACCGGAGGCAGCAGCATTTCAGCCACCGCTGCGAACTCTGTGATTTTGCTGCTCGGGAGCGGGTGGGCCTGGTGAAGCACTACCTGGAACAGCATGAGGAGCCTTCAGCAGCAGCCTCAGGTGGGGATGGAGGGGCTGCACAGCCCCCTCTGCACTGCCCTTTCTGTGACTTCACATGTCGCCATCAGCTGGTGCTGGATCACCACGTGAAGGGACATGGGGGCACCCGGCTCTACAAATGTACTGACTGTGCTTACAGCACCAAGAACCGGCAGAAGATCACCTGGCACAGCCGCATTCACACCGGGGAAAAGCCTTACCACTGTCACCTCTGCTCCTATGCCTGTGCTGACCCTTCCCGCCTCAAG TACCACATGCGGATCCACAAGGAGGAACGGAAGTACCTGTGCCCTGAGTGTGGCTACAAGTGCAAATGGGTGAATCAGCTCAAGTACCACATGACCAAGCACACAG GACTGAAGCCATACCAGTGCCCTGAGTGTGAGTACTGCACCAACCGGGCTGATGCACTTCGTGTGCACCGTGAGACACGGCACCGGGAGGCACGGGCTTTCATGTGTGAGCAGTGCGGCAAGGCCTTCAAGACGCGCTTCTTGCTGCGCACGCACCTGCGCAAGCACAGTGAGGCCAAACCCTACGTTTGCAATGTGTGCCACCGCGCTTTCCGCTGGGCTGCCGGCCTGCGCCATCATGCCCTCACCCACACTGACCGGCACCCATTCttctgccgcctctgcagctacAAGGCCAAGCAGAAGTTTCAGGTGGTCAAGCATGTACGCAGACACCACCCTGACCAGACTGACCCCAACCAGGGTGTGGGCAAAGACCCCACCACGCCCACAGTGCACCTGCATGATGTGAAGCTGGAAGATCCTGgccctcctgctcctgccattccCCTTACGGGACCTGAGGGCTGA
- the Znf142 gene encoding zinc finger protein 142 isoform X2 encodes MVMTDPVLESQPANTTEEMDGLCPELLLIPSPLSNRGILSPIQSSCVSGDPAPLPADPGCLLVEATSTEAGPENMEIIVETVAETLSPGASGETPAAQVPPGEDPSKKAGTPLAQQESAQEEDVEEESGSRQAVQKAPGEGQQDQQLEGDVTSSTESFFKTHMCPECKRCFKKRTHLVEHLHLHFPDPSLQCPNCQKFFTSKSKLKTHLLRELGEKAHRCPLCHYSAVEKNALNRHMASMHEDISNFYSDTYACPVCREEFRLSQALKEHLKSHAAAAAAEPLSLHCFQEGCSYAAPDRKAFVKHLKETHGVRAVECRHHSCPMLFATTEAMEAHHKSHYAFHCPHCDFACSNKHLFRKHKKQGHPGSEELRCTFCPFATFNPVAYQDHVGKMHAHEKIHQCPECNFATAHKRVLIRHMLLHTGEKPHKCELCDFTCRDVSYLSKHMLTHSNTKDYMCTECGYVTKWKHYLSVHMRKHAGDLRYQCNQCSYRCHRADQLSSHKLRHQGKSLMCEVCAFACKRKYELQKHMASQHHPGTPAPLYPCRYCSYQSRHKQALLSHENCKHTHLREFHCALCDYRAFSNTTLFFHKRKAHGYMPGDQVWQFRHASQEPEGVRECLVPPPDPEPSGQQPAQLEGPDHEHGIVANASLDQAPPEASDKVSTGRQDESKAPHGDDSVGNPSPMEVEEGGCTLHLEALGVELEPVAEPPLGGLTETAVEFRPLDPSGQLGLEGTDGLEEPELTSFEGVGTSGLDAEEEPILEKPVPETPRNPPSEEAPNTFKATLAAETVPLPQFPESESLLKALRRQDKEQAEALVLEGRVQMVVIQAEGQAFRCPHCPFITRREKALNLHSKSGCQVRREPLLCPECGACFKQQRGLSTHLLKKCPVLSRKNKGLPRPASPASLSPQLPGRQASEDAQHGKLPPVPSEGEQLLPKDREPGEIEEPLATPSGSPSPPTGSSSPTETPEKFHFKLGKFHCNSCTFLCSRLSSITSHVAEGCRGGRARGGKRGPHQTQPGVSPISSGDAAPLSEGRTESSPGDGDTVAQKPKRALFSCPRCPFSCQQERALRTHQAQGCPLRKSGELRCGLCPFTAPAAAALRLHQKRRHPSAAPSPRPPLQCGDCGFTCKQSRCLQQHRRLKHEGVKPHQCPFCDFSTTRRYRLEAHQSRHTGVGRIPCSSCSQTFGTNSKLRLHRLRVHDKTPTHFCPLCDYSGYLRHDITRHVNSCHQGTASFSCSQCEAQFSSETALKQHALRRHPEPTHPTSGSPPEATSSPLHCPHCGLLCPSPASLRGHTRKQHPRLECGACQEAFSSRPALDEHRRQQHFSHRCELCDFAARERVGLVKHYLEQHEEPSAAASGGDGGAAQPPLHCPFCDFTCRHQLVLDHHVKGHGGTRLYKCTDCAYSTKNRQKITWHSRIHTGEKPYHCHLCSYACADPSRLKYHMRIHKEERKYLCPECGYKCKWVNQLKYHMTKHTGLKPYQCPECEYCTNRADALRVHRETRHREARAFMCEQCGKAFKTRFLLRTHLRKHSEAKPYVCNVCHRAFRWAAGLRHHALTHTDRHPFFCRLCSYKAKQKFQVVKHVRRHHPDQTDPNQGVGKDPTTPTVHLHDVKLEDPGPPAPAIPLTGPEG; translated from the exons ATGGTGATGACCGACCCTGTGTTGGAGTCTCAGCCAGCCAACACCACTGAAGAGATGGATGGACTGTGCCCTGAGCTATTGCTGATTCCCTCACCTCTCTCTAACCGTGGCATTCTGAGCCCCATCCAGAGCTCCTGTGTTTCTGGGGACCCTGCGCCTTTGCCTGCTGACCCAGGCTGCCTCCTGGTAGAGGCCACATCTACTGAAGCAGGCCCAGAGAacatggaaatcattgtggaaaCAGTAGCTGAAACTTTGTCACCAGGAGCTTCTGGAGAGACCCCAG CTGCCCAAGTGCCTCCAGGAGAAGATCCTTCCAAGAAAGCAGGCACACCTTTGGCTCAACAGGAATCAGCTCAGGAGGAAGATGTGGAAGAGGAGAGCGGCAGCCGGCAAGCTGTCCAGAAAGCTCCGGGCGAAGGCCAGCAGGACCAGCAGTTAGAAG GGGATGTGACATCTAGCACTGAGTCCTTCTTCAAGACACACATGTGCCCAGAGTGTAAGCGCTGCTTTAAGAAGCGGACCCATCTAGTAGAGCACCTCCACCTCCACTTCCCAGACCCGAGCCTCCAGTGTCCCAACTGCCAGAAGTTCTTCACCAGCAAGAGCAAACTGAAGACCCATCTGCTGCGGGAGCTAGGCGAGAAGGCCCACCGCTGCCCCCTGTGTCACTACAGTGCCGTGGAGAAGAATGCCCTCAACCGCCACATGGCCAGTATGCATGAGGACATTTCCAACTTCTACTCAGACACGTATGCCTGTCCCGTCTGCCGGGAGGAGTTCCGCCTCAGCCAGGCCCTCAAGGAGCACCTCAAGAGCCACGCAGCAGCAGCTGCCGCAGAGCCCTTGTCCCTACACTGCTTTCAGGAGGGCTGCAGTTACGCAGCCCCTGACCGCAAGGCCTTCGTAAAGCACCTCAAGGAGACCCACGGGGTGCGGGCTGTGGAGTGCCGCCATCATTCGTGCCCCATGCTCTTTGCCACAACTGAAGCCATGGAGGCCCACCACAAGAGCCACTATGccttccactgtccccactgtgaCTTTGCCTGCTCCAACAAACACTTGTTCCGCAAACATAAGAAGCAAGGCCACCCAGGCAGTGAGGAGCTCCGGTGCACCTTCTGCCCCTTTGCCACCTTCAACCCTGTTGCCTACCAGGACCACGTGGGCAAGATGCACGCGCATGAGAAGATCCACCAGTGCCCCGAGTGCAACTTTGCCACCGCCCACAAGAGGGTGCTTATCCGACACATGCTATTGCATACTG GTGAGAAACCTCACAAGTGTGAACTGTGTGACTTCACGTGCCGAGATGTGAGCTACCTATCCAAGCACATGCTGACCCACTCCAACACCAAGGATTACATGTGCACTGAGTGTGGCTATGTCACCAAGTGGAAGCACTACCTGAGTGTGCACATGCGAAAACACGCAGGGGACCTCAG ATACCAGTGCAACCAGTGCTCCTATCGCTGCCATCGGGCTGATCAGCTAAGCAGCCATAAGCTGCGACACCAGGGCAAGTCCCTGATGTGTGAGGTGTGTGCCTTTGCCTGCAAGCGGAAGTATGAGCTGCAGAAACACATGGCTTCTCAGCACCACCCGGGCACACCTGCCCCACTGTACCCTTGCCGCTACTGCAGCTATCAGAGCCGCCACAAGCAGGCTCTGCTGAGCCACGAGAACTGCAAGCACACCCATCTCCGTGAGTTCCATTGCGCCCTCTGTGACTACCGTGCCTTCAGCAACACCACGCTCTTCTTCCATAAGCGAAAGGCCCATGGCTACATGCCTGGGGACCAAGTCTGGCAATTCCGTCATGCCAGCCAAGAGCCAGAGGGGGTCAGGGAATGCTTGGTACCTCCACCAGACCCAGAGCCTTCAGGCCAGCAGCCAGCCCAGCTTGAGGGACCAGACCATGAGCATGGGATTGTGGCAAATGCAAGTTTGGACCAGGCCCCGCCAGAGGCAAGTGACAAGGTCAGCACTGGAAGACAGGATGAAAGCAAGGCTCCTCATGGGGATGACTCAGTTGGCAACCCCAGCCCAATGGAAGTGGAAGAAGGTGGGTGCACACTCCACTTAGAGGCTCTGGGAGTAGAGCTGGAACCTGTGGCTGAACCACCCCTTGGGGGGCTCACTGAAACAGCTGTGGAGTTCAGGCCTCTGGATCCCTCAGGACAACTGGGACTAGAAGGGACAGATGGGTTGGAAGAGCCAGAATTGACCAGTTTTGAAGGTGTTGGGACTTCTGGCTTGGATGCTGAAGAAGAGCCCATCCTGGAGAAGCCAGTTCCCGAGACCCCCAGAAATCCTCCATCAgaagaggcccctaacaccttcAAGGCGACTCTGGCTGCTGAGACAGTCCCCCTGCCCCAGTTCCCTGAGTCAGAGTCATTACTCAAGGCCCTAAGGAGGCAGGACAAAGAACAGGCAGAGGCACTGGTGCTAGAGGGGCGAGTGCAAATGGTAGTGATCCAGGCGGAAGGGCAAGCCTTCCGTTGCCCACACTGCCCTTTTATCACTCGCCGGGAGAAGGCCCTGAATCTGCATTCTAAATCGGGGTGCCAGGTCCGCAGAGAACCTCTGCTATGTCCTGAGTGTGGAGCTTGCTTTAAACAACAACGTGGCCTCAGCACCCATCTGCTGAAGAAGTGCCCTGTCCTGTCCCGAAAGAACAAGGGCTTGCCCAGACCAGCTTCCCCCGCCTCTCTCAGTCCTCAGCTCCCAGGTCGTCAGGCCTCAGAGGATGCTCAACATGGGAAGCTTCCACCCGTACCTTCGGAAGGAGAGCAGCTGTTGCCAAAAGACAGGGAACCAGGAGAAATAGAGGAGCCTCTGGCCACACCCTCTGGTTCCCCATCCCCTCCTACAGGAAGCTCATCACCCACAGAGACCCCTGAGAAGTTCCACTTTAAGCTGGGCAAGTTTCATTGCAATTCGTGCACATTCCTTTGTTCTCGGCTCTCCTCGATTACCTCTCATGTGGCTGAAGGCTGCCGAGGGGGTCGTGCCCGAGGAGGAAAGCGAGGACCCCACCAGACCCAGCCTGGTGTGTCTCCCATAAGCAGTGGGGACGCTGCTCCCTTGAGTGAAGGGAGGACAGAGTCCAGCCCTGGTGATGGGGATACTGTGGCTCAGAAGCCTAAGCGGGCCCTTTTCTCCTGCCCCAGGTGCCCTTTCAGCTGTCAGCAGGAACGGGCCCTGAGGACTCACCAGGCCCAGGGCTGCCCCCTGCGGAAGTCTGGGGAGCTGCGCTGTGGTCTCTGCCCttttactgctcctgctgctgcagctcTGAGGCTCCATCAGAAGCGCAGGCATCCCAGTGCGGCCCCCAGCCCCCGGCCCCCTCTGCAGTGTGGGGACTGTGGATTTACCTGCAAGCAAAGCCGGTGCCTACAGCAGCACCGGCGGCTCAAGCATGAGGGGGTGAAGCCGCATCAGTGCCCTTTCTGTGACTTTTCTACCACTAGACGGTACCGGTTAGAGGCGCACCAGTCCCGACACACAGGTGTTGGGCGCATCCCTTGCAGCTCCTGTTCCCAGACATTTGGTACCAACTCAAAACTGCGTTTGCACAGACTGCGGGTGCATGACAAAACACCCACCCATTTCTGTCCACTCTGTGACTATAGTGGCTATCTTCGCCATGATATCACTCGCCATGTCAACAGCTGCCACCAGGGCACTGCATCCTTTTCTTGCTCTCAGTGTGAGGCCCAGTTCAGCTCAGAAACAGCACTTAAGCAACATGCTCTGCGCAGACACCCTGAGCCCACAcatcctacctctggctctcctccagaGGCCACCAGCAGCCCCCTCCACTGCCCCCACTGTGGCCTACTGTGTCCCAGCCCTGCCAGCCTGCGAGGACACACCCGCAAACAGCACCCCCGGCTGGAGTGTGGGGCCTGCCAGGAGGCGTTCTCCAGCCGGCCGGCGCTGGATGAGCACCGGAGGCAGCAGCATTTCAGCCACCGCTGCGAACTCTGTGATTTTGCTGCTCGGGAGCGGGTGGGCCTGGTGAAGCACTACCTGGAACAGCATGAGGAGCCTTCAGCAGCAGCCTCAGGTGGGGATGGAGGGGCTGCACAGCCCCCTCTGCACTGCCCTTTCTGTGACTTCACATGTCGCCATCAGCTGGTGCTGGATCACCACGTGAAGGGACATGGGGGCACCCGGCTCTACAAATGTACTGACTGTGCTTACAGCACCAAGAACCGGCAGAAGATCACCTGGCACAGCCGCATTCACACCGGGGAAAAGCCTTACCACTGTCACCTCTGCTCCTATGCCTGTGCTGACCCTTCCCGCCTCAAG TACCACATGCGGATCCACAAGGAGGAACGGAAGTACCTGTGCCCTGAGTGTGGCTACAAGTGCAAATGGGTGAATCAGCTCAAGTACCACATGACCAAGCACACAG GACTGAAGCCATACCAGTGCCCTGAGTGTGAGTACTGCACCAACCGGGCTGATGCACTTCGTGTGCACCGTGAGACACGGCACCGGGAGGCACGGGCTTTCATGTGTGAGCAGTGCGGCAAGGCCTTCAAGACGCGCTTCTTGCTGCGCACGCACCTGCGCAAGCACAGTGAGGCCAAACCCTACGTTTGCAATGTGTGCCACCGCGCTTTCCGCTGGGCTGCCGGCCTGCGCCATCATGCCCTCACCCACACTGACCGGCACCCATTCttctgccgcctctgcagctacAAGGCCAAGCAGAAGTTTCAGGTGGTCAAGCATGTACGCAGACACCACCCTGACCAGACTGACCCCAACCAGGGTGTGGGCAAAGACCCCACCACGCCCACAGTGCACCTGCATGATGTGAAGCTGGAAGATCCTGgccctcctgctcctgccattccCCTTACGGGACCTGAGGGCTGA